GCGATGTCGACGTGCTGGTGCCACTCGTAGCGTGCGCCCCTGGCCCTGGCGACGGTGAGGATCACCAGCTCCTTCGTCCGCGGGGTCAGCTGATCGTACAGCGTGTTCAGGTACTCAAGGGTGGCCTCAAGCAGCTCCGGGTTGTGCGCCCACACGCGGAAGATGTGTCTATCGCCCAGATACTCGTCTGTGAACAGGTACTGGTACTCGTCGGGGATCTCGTCCCTGTCGAGGAGTGCGAGTCGGGTCACACACGAAGCGACGCCGCTCCACACAATAACGGTAGCTCACGCGAGCGTAACGGGGTGAGAGATCGGTACGCTCACACCGGTCCGATCAGGTCGTCTTGAGATCGTCGATCGCGGCCTTGATCGCGTCCCACTCGGGCTGATCGGTGGGATCGTCCGCGCTCCAGCTGTACCGGACCGTACCGGTCTCGTCGACGACGAACACGGCGCGTCTGGCGACGTTCTTGTGGCCCCGGAACTCGTCGTACGCGACGCCATAGGCCGCGGCAACGCTGCCGTCGCTGTCCGAGAGTAGCGGGTACTCCAGCCCCTCCTGGCTGGCGAACTCCCGGTGGCTGAACGCGCCGTCTGCGGAGATGCCGAAGACGCCGATCTCCCGATCGAGGTCGAACCACGCCAGGTCGTGGAGGTCACAGACGTTCTCCCGACACGCGGGGTTGAAATCGAACACGTAGAAGTTCAGCAAGACCGGTGACGACGCGAGTGTGTCGCCGAGTTCGAACGTCTCGATCTCCGTCGATCGGTCGAGGTGGACCCCCGGGAGCGTGAACTCCGGGGCGCTGTCGCCGGGCTCTAGCATCGGTCTGTATCGGCCGTAGACCTACATCAATCTCCCGTAACCAGCAGGTAACAGGCCGCCAGACGTGTGCCGCTCGGGGATGTTGTCCGCCGAACGACCCCAGTTCGGAAAGTACAAACCGGTCGCCCGAGAGTCATGCCGACCAATTACTGGAGAATCTCGTTCATGTGCGACGGCCGCTCACAGGCGGGCTACAGCGGGACGTACGTCACCGTCGCTCCGAGAACGAGCCCGTACACGAGGTGGAACAGCGCGAACAGCCCGACCATCTTGGGCTCGGGTTCCATCGCGAGGACGACGCGCATCCAGAAGACGGCACCGACGACGGTCAGTCCGAGCCCGTAGATGACGGCCCACAGCAGGCTCGTCCCGAGCGCACCGGCACCGACACCGAGGCTCAACGCCGTCACACCGACGGCGAACACGGCACCGGCACCGACGCCGTACATCATGTGCAATGCCATACCCTGCATCATGTACGACTCCGGCCCCTCGTCGCCGACGTACTTCGCCCACAGTGCCGCCGTCGGTGGGGGTGAGTCGTCACCGA
Above is a genomic segment from Halomicrobium sp. LC1Hm containing:
- a CDS encoding redoxin domain-containing protein, coding for MLEPGDSAPEFTLPGVHLDRSTEIETFELGDTLASSPVLLNFYVFDFNPACRENVCDLHDLAWFDLDREIGVFGISADGAFSHREFASQEGLEYPLLSDSDGSVAAAYGVAYDEFRGHKNVARRAVFVVDETGTVRYSWSADDPTDQPEWDAIKAAIDDLKTT